One Oharaeibacter diazotrophicus DNA segment encodes these proteins:
- a CDS encoding lysozyme, with amino-acid sequence MRVMSDAGLRELIGHEAIVLTRYRDSKGIWTVGVGHTAAAGPPDPATVTAPMSLAAVSALFRHDVARYEADVRAAVTVPVSATEFDALVSFHFNTGGIGRAELVDALNAGDRARAADLFMNWRKPPEIVPRRQKEQRLFREGLYSNGGRATVYPADAEGRVQWSAGREVVLADGVI; translated from the coding sequence ATGCGCGTGATGTCGGACGCCGGGTTGCGCGAGCTGATCGGCCACGAGGCGATCGTGCTGACGCGCTACCGCGACAGCAAGGGGATCTGGACCGTCGGGGTCGGCCACACCGCGGCCGCCGGGCCGCCCGACCCGGCGACGGTGACGGCGCCGATGAGCCTCGCCGCCGTCAGCGCCCTGTTCCGCCACGACGTCGCCCGCTACGAGGCCGACGTCCGCGCCGCCGTGACCGTGCCGGTGAGCGCCACCGAATTCGACGCCCTCGTCTCGTTCCATTTCAACACCGGCGGCATCGGCCGTGCCGAACTCGTCGACGCCCTCAACGCCGGCGACCGCGCCCGCGCCGCCGACCTCTTCATGAACTGGCGCAAGCCGCCCGAGATCGTGCCGCGCCGCCAGAAGGAACAGCGCCTCTTCCGCGAGGGCCTCTACTCGAACGGCGGCCGCGCCACGGTCTACCCCGCCGACGCGGAGGGACGGGTGCAGTGGAGCGCCGGGCGGGAGGTGGTGCTCGCGGACGGGGTGATATGA
- a CDS encoding dipeptidase yields MTDLVPVFDGHNDVLLRLCGRRAPAGEIAFLDGTADGQLDLPRARAGGFVGGFFAIFPPSPASLDFTAFETPDGLDVPLPEPLAIGEARVSTLAMVSLMLRIERESAGRVRICRDGAALRTAIADGALAVILHVEGAEAIDPDLAMLDVLHAAGLRSLGPVWSRPNIFGHGVPFRFPSSPDTGPGLTDAGKRLVRACNRLKILVDLSHMNEKGFWDVAALSDAPLVATHSNVHAVTPTARNLTDRQLDAIAERRGVVGLNFATSFLRGDGRMSTATSLDWMLRHLDALLARLGEHGVAFGSDFDGAEVPEAIGTVAGLPVLIEAMRAHGYGETLIRRIACDNWLDVVARTIG; encoded by the coding sequence ATGACCGATCTCGTCCCCGTCTTCGACGGCCACAACGACGTCCTCCTCCGTCTCTGCGGCCGGCGCGCCCCCGCCGGCGAGATCGCCTTCCTCGACGGCACCGCCGATGGCCAGCTCGACCTGCCGCGCGCCCGTGCCGGCGGCTTCGTCGGCGGCTTCTTCGCGATCTTCCCGCCGTCGCCGGCCTCGCTCGACTTCACCGCCTTCGAGACGCCCGACGGCCTCGACGTGCCGCTGCCCGAGCCGCTGGCGATCGGCGAGGCGCGCGTCTCGACGCTGGCGATGGTGTCGCTGATGCTGCGGATCGAGCGCGAGTCGGCCGGGCGGGTCCGGATCTGCCGCGACGGCGCGGCGCTGCGCACGGCCATCGCCGACGGCGCGCTCGCCGTGATCCTGCACGTGGAGGGCGCCGAGGCGATCGACCCGGACCTCGCCATGCTCGACGTGCTGCACGCCGCCGGACTGCGCTCGCTCGGGCCGGTGTGGAGCCGGCCGAACATCTTCGGCCACGGCGTGCCGTTCCGCTTTCCCTCCTCGCCCGACACCGGCCCCGGCCTCACCGACGCCGGCAAGCGGCTGGTGCGCGCCTGCAACCGCTTGAAGATCCTGGTCGATCTCAGCCACATGAACGAGAAGGGCTTCTGGGACGTCGCCGCGCTCTCCGACGCGCCGCTGGTCGCGACCCATTCCAACGTGCACGCCGTGACGCCGACCGCGCGCAACCTGACCGACCGCCAGCTCGACGCCATCGCCGAACGCCGCGGCGTCGTCGGGCTCAACTTCGCGACGTCCTTCCTGCGCGGCGACGGCCGGATGTCGACCGCGACCTCGCTCGACTGGATGCTCCGTCACCTCGACGCGCTGCTGGCGCGGCTCGGCGAGCACGGCGTCGCCTTCGGCTCCGACTTCGACGGCGCCGAGGTGCCGGAAGCGATCGGCACCGTCGCCGGCCTGCCGGTGCTGATCGAGGCCATGCGCGCCCACGGCTACGGCGAGACGCTGATCCGCCGGATCGCCTGCGACAATTGGCTGGACGTCGTCGCCCGCACGATCGGGTGA
- a CDS encoding NAD(P)/FAD-dependent oxidoreductase, translated as MTTDVVVFGAGIVGVSAALHLQARGRSVLLVDRTGVAAETSSGNAGLIERSSVIPYAFPRDPAALVGYALGRRIDGRYDPAFLPKIGGWLFSYWRHSAPARLAEAAAAMLPLIERSVAEHDALAADAGTLPTMRRTGWIEGYRSPASLADAVAEARALERHGLAFDVMDPAALKAAEPQLKDAFVGGIHWRDPVSVPDPAAATRAYADLFLARGGRFSRGDARSLAVGRGDVRFETDDGPGLAGAAVVALGPWSNDVFAALGYRFPLAVKRGYHMHYAPAAAPGLVRPVLDADVGYVLAPMTRGIRLTTGVEFADRDAPPDYRQLERCEPRAREVVGLGARVDATPWLGRRPALPDMRPVIGEAPRHAGLWFAFGHAHHGFTLGPVTGRLLAEMMTGGPTVVDPAPYAPSRFGR; from the coding sequence ATGACAACGGACGTCGTCGTCTTCGGCGCGGGCATCGTCGGCGTCTCGGCCGCGCTGCATCTCCAGGCGCGCGGCCGCAGTGTGCTCCTCGTCGACCGCACCGGCGTCGCCGCCGAGACCAGCTCCGGCAACGCCGGGCTGATCGAGCGGTCGAGCGTGATCCCCTACGCCTTCCCGCGCGATCCGGCCGCGCTGGTCGGCTACGCCCTCGGCCGCCGGATCGACGGGCGCTACGACCCGGCCTTCCTGCCGAAGATCGGCGGCTGGCTGTTCTCCTACTGGCGCCACTCCGCCCCGGCCCGCCTCGCCGAGGCCGCCGCGGCGATGCTGCCGCTGATCGAGCGTTCGGTCGCCGAGCACGACGCCCTCGCCGCCGACGCCGGCACGCTCCCGACCATGCGGCGGACCGGCTGGATCGAGGGCTACCGCTCGCCGGCGAGCCTCGCGGACGCCGTCGCCGAGGCGCGCGCGCTCGAGCGCCACGGCCTCGCCTTCGACGTCATGGATCCCGCCGCCTTGAAGGCGGCCGAACCGCAGCTGAAGGACGCCTTCGTCGGCGGCATCCACTGGCGCGACCCGGTCAGCGTGCCGGATCCGGCCGCGGCGACGCGCGCCTACGCCGACCTGTTCCTCGCCCGCGGCGGCCGCTTTTCCCGCGGCGACGCCCGCAGCCTCGCCGTCGGGCGCGGCGATGTCCGGTTCGAGACCGACGACGGTCCGGGCCTCGCCGGCGCCGCTGTGGTGGCGCTCGGGCCGTGGTCGAACGACGTCTTCGCCGCGCTCGGCTATCGCTTCCCGCTCGCCGTCAAGCGCGGCTACCACATGCACTACGCCCCGGCCGCCGCGCCCGGCCTCGTCCGCCCGGTGCTCGACGCCGACGTCGGCTACGTGCTGGCGCCGATGACGCGCGGCATCCGCCTGACCACCGGCGTCGAGTTCGCCGACCGCGACGCTCCGCCGGATTACCGCCAGCTCGAGCGCTGCGAGCCGCGCGCCCGCGAGGTCGTCGGCCTCGGCGCCCGGGTCGACGCGACGCCCTGGCTCGGCCGCCGCCCCGCCCTGCCCGACATGCGGCCGGTGATCGGCGAGGCGCCGCGCCACGCCGGGCTGTGGTTCGCCTTCGGCCACGCCCACCACGGCTTCACCCTCGGACCGGTCACCGGCCGCCTGCTCGCGGAGATGATGACCGGCGGGCCGACGGTGGTCGACCCCGCCCCCTACGCGCCGTCCCGGTTCGGGCGCTGA
- a CDS encoding SGNH/GDSL hydrolase family protein produces the protein MADPKTILAYGDSNTWGCVPMNGPDDGRRFPIEVRWPTVAAARLGPGFAIAAEGLNGRTTCLDDPIEGRHKNGETFFPVALETHAPLAGVVIVLGTNDLKARFGLPASDIAAGAGRLVAIAKAYGVPKILLVAPAPLTTLGWLAEMFAGGEETSRGFAAAYAAVAARHGVDFLDAGAVVASSPVDGIHLDAEAQVALGRAIGDKLAAMVAA, from the coding sequence ATGGCCGACCCGAAGACGATCCTCGCCTATGGCGACAGCAACACCTGGGGCTGCGTGCCGATGAACGGTCCGGACGACGGCCGCCGCTTCCCGATCGAGGTGCGCTGGCCGACGGTCGCCGCCGCCCGGCTGGGGCCCGGCTTCGCGATCGCCGCCGAGGGCCTCAACGGCCGCACCACCTGCCTCGACGATCCGATCGAGGGCCGTCACAAGAACGGCGAGACCTTCTTCCCGGTGGCGCTCGAGACCCACGCCCCGCTCGCCGGCGTGGTGATCGTCCTCGGCACCAACGACCTCAAGGCCCGCTTCGGCCTGCCCGCCAGCGACATCGCCGCCGGCGCCGGCCGGCTGGTGGCGATCGCGAAGGCGTACGGCGTTCCGAAGATCCTGCTGGTCGCGCCGGCGCCGCTGACGACACTCGGCTGGCTCGCCGAGATGTTCGCGGGCGGCGAGGAGACGTCGCGCGGGTTCGCCGCCGCCTACGCCGCGGTCGCCGCCCGACACGGCGTCGACTTCCTCGACGCCGGCGCGGTGGTGGCGTCGAGCCCGGTCGACGGCATCCACCTCGACGCCGAGGCGCAAGTCGCGCTCGGGCGGGCGATCGGCGACAAGCTCGCCGCCATGGTCGCGGCCTGA
- a CDS encoding HpcH/HpaI aldolase/citrate lyase family protein produces the protein MNAIEPLRSVVAVSAARPDLVEKVMGRGADAILLDLEGEATSDLHRAAVAALPDVVQMLKGRETVVLVRLTPGLEATNELRMFTDLAIDAWVLPRAEDPQQIQTLASIVRAARRPSDAGLVPLIQTARGVVAAATLGGCDMRVMALAFDGDAFAEDLGIAPEPVGLAMPGQQVVLGARAAGRCALGLPGAVRGGDASERFRSLCIHGRALGFSGVLCSALAQAPVANKVFRSSEDEIAWADGIDEQLAARVSGHSPRDRDGRLIDRSVVDRARLVSLRARS, from the coding sequence GTGAACGCAATCGAACCCCTCCGATCCGTCGTCGCCGTCTCGGCGGCGCGGCCCGACCTCGTCGAGAAGGTCATGGGCCGCGGCGCCGACGCCATCCTGCTCGACCTCGAGGGCGAGGCGACCTCCGACCTGCACCGCGCCGCCGTCGCCGCGCTGCCCGACGTCGTGCAGATGCTGAAGGGCCGCGAGACCGTCGTGCTGGTCCGCCTGACTCCCGGCCTCGAGGCGACCAACGAACTGAGGATGTTCACCGACCTCGCGATCGACGCCTGGGTGCTACCGCGGGCGGAGGATCCGCAGCAGATCCAGACGCTCGCCTCGATCGTCCGCGCCGCCCGCCGTCCGAGCGACGCCGGCCTCGTGCCGCTGATCCAGACCGCGCGCGGCGTCGTCGCCGCCGCGACGCTCGGCGGCTGCGACATGCGCGTGATGGCGCTCGCCTTCGACGGCGACGCCTTCGCCGAGGACCTCGGCATCGCGCCCGAACCGGTCGGGCTCGCCATGCCGGGTCAGCAGGTGGTGCTCGGCGCCCGCGCCGCCGGCCGCTGCGCCCTCGGCCTGCCCGGCGCGGTGCGCGGCGGCGACGCCAGCGAGCGCTTCCGCTCGCTCTGCATCCACGGCCGCGCGCTCGGCTTCTCGGGCGTGCTCTGCTCGGCCCTGGCGCAGGCGCCGGTGGCGAACAAGGTGTTCCGCTCCAGCGAGGACGAGATCGCCTGGGCCGACGGCATCGACGAACAGCTCGCCGCCCGCGTCTCCGGCCACTCGCCGCGCGACCGTGACGGCCGCCTGATCGACCGCTCCGTGGTAGACCGCGCGCGGCTGGTCTCGCTCAGGGCGCGCTCGTGA
- a CDS encoding SelT/SelW/SelH family protein, translating into MTASDDAAAPRPRVAITYCRQCNWLLRAGWMAQELLSTFGEELGEVALRPATGGAFWIEVDGELVWERVRDGGFPDVKALKQRVRDAIAPDRDLGHVDRPQRTDPGA; encoded by the coding sequence GTGACCGCCAGCGACGACGCGGCGGCGCCGCGGCCGCGGGTGGCGATCACCTATTGCCGGCAGTGCAACTGGCTGCTGCGCGCCGGCTGGATGGCGCAGGAACTGCTGTCGACCTTCGGCGAGGAACTCGGGGAGGTCGCGCTGCGTCCGGCCACCGGCGGCGCCTTCTGGATCGAGGTCGACGGCGAACTCGTCTGGGAGCGCGTGCGCGACGGCGGCTTCCCGGACGTCAAGGCCCTGAAGCAGCGCGTGCGCGACGCCATCGCCCCGGACCGCGACCTCGGCCACGTCGACCGGCCGCAGAGAACGGACCCGGGCGCCTGA